From a region of the Mycobacterium sp. SMC-8 genome:
- the fdh gene encoding formate dehydrogenase, translated as MDIRKLFESWPVYRQLTGEDTLGRGKAAQSRRSLTLTPRTADADRVAYSVCPYCAVGCAQKVYVKDDKVVQIEGNPDSPISRGRLCPKGSASKQLVTGPQRLTKVRYRAPYAAEWQDLDLDTAMQMIADRVLEAREKGWQDFDKDRHTLRRTMGIASLGGATLDNEENYLIKKLFTALGALQIENQARIUHSATVPGLGASFGRGGATDYQQDLVNSDFIVIMGSNMAEAHPVGFQWVMEAKARGTGVVHIDPRFTRTSALADRHVPLRAGSDIAFLGGVINYILSNELEFREYVTAYTNAPFLVDERFADTEDLDGLFSGYDDVTASYDPSTWQYQNTGAQEGGAEAKEQSAGDRYGSGGPPIEGGAGDIPSDPTLQHPRCVYQVLKRHYARYTPEMVERACGIPADVFLEVARAWTENSGREKTAALVYSVGWTQHSVGAQFIRAGSIIQLLLGNIGRPGGGVFALRGHASIQGSTDVPTLFNLLPGYLAMPHAGEETLADYLGGIKSRNQKGFWRNADTYMVSLLKEYWGEAATADNDYCFDYLPRINGDHGTYRTVMDMVDGRVFGYFLLGQNPAVGSAHGRLQRLGMANLDWLVVRDLVEIESATFWKDGPEIETGEVSPQTCRTEVFLLPAASHVEKAGTFTQTQRMLQWREQAVQPPGDARSELWFFYHLGRILREKLAASTDPRDRPLLDLWWDYELDGDEPSAADVLRRINGVDLTTGRAVNSYTELQADGSTACGCWIYSGVYADEVNQAARRKPHTEHRRQSRQSDEGPYDHEWGWTWPLNRRVLYNRASADPQGRPWSDRKKLVWWDPDKGEAGEWTGHDVPDFEKTKPPDYYPEPGAVGVEALRGDDAFVMQADGKGWLFAPNGVVDGPLPTHYEPHESPVRNPLYQQQSNPARKVYGRADNPSNPSWPDAHGEVFPFVFTAARLTEHHTAGGMSRQLPYLAELQPALFVEVSPELARVRGLTHMDWAHVVTSRAAVDARVFVTDRMRPLHVENRVVHQIWLPYHWGHAGLVDGDVVNDLLGVVADPNVFIQESKVATCDIQPGRRPRGPLLLEYLREYRDRAHITPSTGTVLDTTAPSRGHTEEAP; from the coding sequence GTGGACATCAGGAAACTCTTCGAATCGTGGCCGGTGTACCGGCAGCTCACCGGTGAGGACACGCTCGGTCGCGGCAAGGCCGCGCAATCCAGGCGCAGCCTGACCCTGACCCCGCGCACCGCCGACGCCGACCGCGTCGCGTATTCGGTGTGCCCGTACTGCGCGGTCGGCTGCGCGCAGAAGGTGTACGTCAAGGACGACAAGGTCGTTCAGATCGAGGGCAATCCGGACAGCCCGATCTCGCGCGGGCGGTTGTGCCCGAAGGGATCGGCCAGCAAGCAACTCGTCACCGGGCCGCAGCGCCTGACCAAGGTCCGCTATCGCGCGCCGTACGCCGCCGAGTGGCAGGACCTCGACCTCGACACCGCGATGCAGATGATCGCCGACCGGGTGCTCGAGGCCCGAGAAAAGGGTTGGCAGGACTTCGACAAGGACCGCCACACGCTGCGCCGCACCATGGGCATCGCCAGCCTCGGCGGCGCCACCCTGGACAACGAAGAGAACTATCTGATCAAGAAGCTGTTCACCGCGCTGGGCGCCCTCCAGATCGAGAACCAGGCGCGTATTTGACACAGCGCCACGGTTCCCGGTCTGGGAGCCTCCTTCGGTCGCGGCGGGGCGACGGACTACCAGCAGGATCTCGTCAACTCGGACTTCATCGTCATCATGGGCTCCAACATGGCCGAAGCTCATCCGGTGGGATTCCAGTGGGTGATGGAGGCCAAGGCGCGGGGCACCGGCGTCGTGCACATCGACCCGCGGTTCACCCGCACCAGCGCGCTCGCCGACCGGCACGTGCCGCTGCGCGCCGGAAGTGACATCGCGTTCCTCGGCGGCGTCATCAACTACATCCTGAGCAACGAGCTGGAGTTTCGCGAGTACGTCACCGCGTACACCAACGCGCCGTTCCTCGTCGACGAACGCTTCGCCGACACCGAGGATCTCGACGGTCTGTTCTCCGGCTACGACGACGTGACCGCCTCCTACGACCCGTCGACGTGGCAATACCAGAACACCGGTGCGCAGGAGGGCGGCGCCGAGGCCAAGGAGCAGAGCGCCGGTGACCGCTACGGGTCCGGCGGCCCGCCGATCGAAGGCGGCGCCGGCGACATCCCCAGCGATCCCACGCTGCAGCATCCCCGGTGCGTCTACCAGGTCCTCAAGCGGCATTACGCCCGCTACACCCCGGAGATGGTCGAGCGGGCGTGCGGCATCCCCGCCGACGTGTTCCTCGAGGTGGCGCGCGCGTGGACGGAGAACTCAGGCCGCGAGAAGACCGCCGCGCTGGTGTATTCGGTTGGCTGGACTCAGCATTCGGTGGGCGCGCAGTTCATCCGGGCCGGGTCGATCATCCAGCTGCTGCTCGGCAACATCGGCCGCCCCGGCGGCGGGGTGTTCGCGCTGCGCGGGCATGCCAGCATCCAGGGCTCGACCGACGTACCGACGCTGTTCAACCTGCTGCCCGGATACCTGGCGATGCCCCATGCCGGCGAGGAGACACTGGCCGACTACCTCGGCGGCATCAAGAGCCGAAACCAGAAGGGCTTCTGGCGCAATGCCGACACCTACATGGTGTCGCTGCTCAAGGAGTACTGGGGCGAGGCGGCCACCGCGGACAACGACTACTGCTTCGACTACCTGCCCCGCATCAACGGCGACCACGGCACCTACCGCACCGTGATGGACATGGTCGACGGCAGGGTGTTCGGCTACTTCCTGCTCGGCCAGAACCCCGCGGTCGGGTCGGCGCACGGACGGCTGCAGCGGCTCGGCATGGCCAACCTCGACTGGCTGGTGGTGCGCGACCTCGTCGAGATCGAGAGCGCCACCTTCTGGAAGGACGGACCCGAGATCGAGACCGGCGAGGTCTCGCCGCAGACCTGCCGCACCGAGGTGTTCCTGCTCCCGGCTGCGTCGCACGTCGAGAAGGCCGGCACGTTCACCCAGACCCAGCGCATGCTGCAGTGGCGGGAGCAGGCCGTGCAACCGCCGGGCGACGCGCGCAGCGAGCTGTGGTTCTTCTACCATCTGGGCCGCATCCTGCGCGAAAAGCTGGCCGCCTCAACCGATCCCCGTGACCGGCCGCTGCTGGACCTGTGGTGGGACTACGAACTCGACGGTGACGAGCCGTCCGCTGCGGACGTGCTGCGCCGCATCAACGGTGTGGACCTGACCACCGGCCGGGCGGTGAACAGTTACACCGAACTTCAGGCCGACGGCTCCACCGCGTGCGGCTGCTGGATCTACAGCGGGGTGTACGCCGACGAGGTGAACCAGGCCGCCCGCCGAAAACCGCACACCGAACACCGCCGGCAGAGCCGGCAATCAGACGAGGGCCCCTACGACCACGAGTGGGGCTGGACGTGGCCGCTGAACCGGCGCGTGCTCTACAACCGGGCGTCGGCCGATCCGCAGGGCCGGCCGTGGAGCGACCGCAAGAAACTGGTGTGGTGGGATCCGGACAAGGGGGAGGCCGGCGAGTGGACCGGGCACGACGTCCCCGATTTCGAGAAGACCAAACCGCCGGACTACTATCCCGAGCCCGGCGCGGTCGGTGTGGAGGCGCTGCGCGGCGACGACGCGTTCGTGATGCAGGCCGACGGCAAGGGGTGGCTGTTCGCGCCGAACGGGGTGGTCGACGGCCCGCTGCCGACGCACTACGAGCCGCACGAGTCCCCGGTGCGCAACCCGCTGTATCAGCAGCAGAGTAATCCGGCGCGCAAAGTGTATGGGCGAGCCGACAATCCGTCGAACCCGTCCTGGCCGGACGCGCACGGGGAGGTGTTCCCGTTCGTGTTCACCGCGGCCCGGCTGACCGAGCATCACACCGCCGGCGGGATGAGTCGGCAGCTGCCGTACCTGGCCGAGCTGCAGCCGGCGCTGTTCGTCGAGGTGTCACCCGAACTGGCGCGGGTCCGCGGATTGACGCACATGGACTGGGCGCACGTGGTGACCAGCCGCGCCGCCGTCGACGCCCGGGTGTTCGTCACCGACCGGATGCGCCCGCTGCACGTCGAAAACCGTGTGGTGCACCAGATCTGGTTGCCGTACCACTGGGGCCACGCGGGCCTGGTCGACGGCGACGTCGTCAACGATCTGCTCGGTGTCGTCGCGGACCCGAACGTCTTCATCCAGGAGAGCAAGGTCGCCACCTGTGACATCCAGCCCGGCCGCCGCCCGCGTGGCCCGCTGCTGCTGGAGTACCTGCGCGAATACCGCGACCGCGCGCATATCACCCCGTCGACCGGCACCGTTCTGGACACCACCGCGCCGTCGCGCGGCCACACTGAGGAGGCGCCATGA
- a CDS encoding TIGR03617 family F420-dependent LLM class oxidoreductase, giving the protein MHVDVMTTPQPLLQTGDLARRTQKAGFDGLLFTETGRTAYLNAAMAAQAAPGLQLSTGVAVAFPRSPFVTAATAWELQEATGGNFRLGLGTQVRTHVVRRYGAEFAHPGPRLRDYVLAVKACFTAFRTGTLDHHGEFYTLDFITPQWSAGPIDAPDPKVDIAAVNPWMLRMAGEVSDGVHVHPLGEPGYIARHVVPKVAEGAARSGRSPHEVALIVPVMTIVGDSDEERHRERELVRASMSFYGSTPNYAFIWDEAGFEGTTARIREKQKAGDFQGMAAQITDEHIATFATESTWDGLADALTARYGATATRIVLYNALADAERFERYGIVAQRLTLQPPPGTGMTAAASRA; this is encoded by the coding sequence GTGCATGTCGACGTGATGACGACTCCCCAGCCGCTCCTGCAGACCGGCGATCTCGCACGCCGCACTCAGAAGGCCGGCTTCGACGGGCTGCTGTTCACCGAAACCGGCCGGACCGCCTACCTGAACGCGGCGATGGCGGCGCAGGCGGCGCCGGGACTGCAGTTGTCGACGGGCGTGGCGGTGGCGTTCCCGCGCAGCCCGTTCGTCACCGCCGCGACGGCGTGGGAACTCCAGGAGGCGACGGGCGGCAACTTCCGGCTGGGTTTGGGCACCCAGGTCCGCACCCATGTGGTCCGCCGCTACGGCGCCGAGTTCGCCCATCCCGGTCCGCGGCTGCGGGACTACGTGCTGGCGGTCAAAGCCTGCTTCACGGCGTTCCGCACAGGCACCCTCGACCATCACGGCGAGTTCTACACGCTCGATTTCATCACCCCGCAGTGGAGCGCGGGCCCGATCGACGCCCCGGATCCCAAGGTCGACATCGCCGCGGTCAACCCGTGGATGCTGCGGATGGCCGGCGAGGTGTCCGACGGGGTGCATGTGCATCCGCTCGGCGAGCCCGGCTACATCGCGCGCCACGTCGTTCCGAAAGTTGCTGAGGGAGCTGCGAGGTCGGGACGATCACCGCATGAGGTGGCGCTGATCGTGCCGGTGATGACGATCGTCGGCGATTCCGACGAGGAACGGCATCGCGAGCGCGAACTGGTGCGGGCGAGCATGAGCTTTTACGGCAGCACACCCAACTACGCGTTCATCTGGGACGAGGCCGGCTTCGAGGGCACCACGGCTCGCATCCGCGAGAAGCAGAAGGCCGGCGACTTTCAGGGCATGGCCGCGCAGATCACCGACGAGCACATCGCGACGTTCGCCACCGAGTCGACGTGGGACGGTCTGGCCGACGCGCTCACCGCCAGGTACGGCGCCACCGCGACCCGCATCGTGCTCTACAACGCCCTGGCCGACGCGGAGCGCTTCGAACGCTACGGCATTGTCGCGCAACGGTTGACCCTGCAGCCCCCACCGGGGACTGGCATGACCGCCGCTGCATCCCGCGCCTGA
- a CDS encoding MFS transporter yields MTSTESTSTWAPLRSPIFRALWIAQFVSNLGTWMQTVGAQWMLVDDPRAAVLVPLVQTATTLPVMLLALPSGVLADLVDRRRLLIATQGAMAAGVGLLATLTGAGLTTPTVLLTLLFLIGCGQALTAPAWQAIQPDLVPPHQIPAAAALGSMSMNGARAIGPAIAGALVSVAGPTIVFALNAVSFVGIVLVLVSWRRPPEQSDFPPERALAALSAGGRYIRSSPVVRRILLRTVLFIAPASAVWALLPVIARDQLGLGSAGYGVLLGALGVGAVLGAFALSRLRARFGQNVLLIVGAAGFAVATGVLALVHNVAAVVAGLVVGGAAWLLTLSTLNASMQLSLPRWVRARGLSVYQLVFMGGQAIGSLVWGVLAGATSSVTSLLVSMTLLVLCGLSLLWWPLHASTGNLDLTPSSHWPEPTLLFEPEPLDGPVLVITSYRVAPENEEAFLAAMAVLGRSRQRTGASLWRLFRSVEQESTFVETFIVRSWGEHMHQHYTRLTAQDQLIEQNVERYTEGPAVSQHYLAVRELD; encoded by the coding sequence ATGACATCGACAGAGTCGACCTCGACATGGGCGCCGCTGCGATCGCCGATCTTCCGCGCACTGTGGATCGCGCAATTCGTCTCGAACCTCGGCACCTGGATGCAGACCGTCGGCGCGCAATGGATGCTGGTCGACGATCCCCGCGCCGCGGTCCTGGTGCCGCTGGTGCAGACCGCCACCACGCTGCCGGTCATGCTGCTGGCGCTGCCGTCCGGCGTGCTGGCCGACCTCGTCGACCGGCGCCGGCTGCTGATCGCCACCCAGGGCGCGATGGCCGCCGGGGTAGGCCTGCTCGCCACCCTCACCGGTGCCGGGCTGACCACGCCGACCGTGCTGCTGACGCTGCTGTTCCTCATCGGATGCGGGCAGGCTCTCACCGCACCGGCCTGGCAGGCGATTCAGCCGGATCTCGTTCCCCCGCATCAGATTCCGGCCGCAGCGGCGTTGGGCAGCATGAGCATGAACGGCGCCCGGGCGATCGGACCGGCAATCGCCGGCGCACTGGTGTCAGTGGCCGGGCCGACGATAGTGTTCGCCCTCAACGCCGTGTCGTTCGTCGGGATCGTGCTGGTGCTCGTCTCGTGGCGGCGTCCGCCGGAGCAGAGCGACTTCCCGCCCGAGCGGGCGCTGGCCGCGCTCAGCGCCGGCGGCCGCTACATCCGCAGCTCCCCGGTCGTGCGCCGCATCCTGCTGCGGACCGTGCTGTTCATCGCCCCCGCCAGCGCGGTGTGGGCGCTGCTGCCGGTGATCGCCCGCGACCAGCTCGGCCTCGGCTCGGCCGGCTATGGTGTGCTGCTCGGTGCGCTCGGGGTCGGCGCGGTTCTCGGTGCGTTCGCGTTGTCGCGGCTGCGGGCCCGGTTCGGCCAGAACGTGTTGCTCATCGTCGGTGCGGCCGGGTTCGCCGTCGCCACCGGGGTGCTCGCGCTGGTGCACAACGTCGCCGCCGTGGTGGCGGGGCTGGTGGTCGGCGGCGCCGCATGGCTGCTGACGCTGTCCACGCTCAATGCGTCAATGCAGCTCAGCCTGCCGCGATGGGTGCGCGCCCGCGGGTTGTCGGTGTATCAGCTGGTCTTCATGGGCGGTCAGGCGATCGGGTCGCTGGTGTGGGGTGTGCTCGCCGGAGCCACCAGCAGTGTCACCAGCCTGCTGGTGAGCATGACGCTGCTCGTGCTCTGCGGTCTGTCCCTGCTGTGGTGGCCGCTGCACGCCAGCACCGGCAATCTCGATCTGACGCCGTCGTCGCACTGGCCGGAGCCGACGCTGCTCTTCGAACCCGAGCCGCTCGACGGGCCGGTGCTGGTGATCACCTCCTACCGGGTGGCACCGGAGAACGAGGAGGCGTTCCTGGCCGCGATGGCGGTGCTGGGCCGGTCCCGGCAGCGCACCGGGGCGTCGCTGTGGCGACTCTTCCGCAGCGTGGAACAGGAGTCGACGTTCGTGGAGACGTTCATCGTGCGCTCCTGGGGCGAGCACATGCACCAGCATTACACCCGGCTCACCGCGCAGGACCAGCTCATCGAGCAGAACGTCGAGCGCTACACCGAAGGCCCGGCGGTCTCCCAGCACTACCTCGCGGTGCGCGAACTCGACTGA
- a CDS encoding YceI family protein encodes MADTVWELDSSDGELRLRTGVTGPAAKMGHRLTIAMTWRATVQWAGDEPASVQLTVDVGSLAVLGGQGGVAGLSGPEKALARSNALKILDAKRFPHIVFRTESVERADLGYRLTGRLEIHGKVRDRVVELRVEEVGDRWRMSCQETVRHSDFGLKPYSMMMGAMKVADEVTVSFTAERKRG; translated from the coding sequence GTGGCGGACACGGTGTGGGAATTGGATTCCTCCGACGGTGAGCTTCGGCTGAGAACGGGTGTGACGGGCCCGGCGGCGAAGATGGGTCACCGGCTGACCATCGCGATGACGTGGCGGGCCACCGTGCAGTGGGCAGGTGACGAGCCGGCCTCGGTGCAGCTGACGGTGGACGTCGGGAGCCTGGCGGTGCTGGGCGGCCAGGGTGGCGTCGCCGGACTGTCCGGCCCGGAGAAGGCACTGGCACGCTCCAACGCACTGAAGATCTTGGATGCGAAACGGTTCCCGCACATTGTTTTTCGGACTGAGTCGGTGGAGCGGGCCGACCTCGGCTACCGGTTGACCGGCAGGCTGGAGATCCACGGCAAGGTCCGCGACCGGGTGGTGGAGCTCCGGGTCGAGGAGGTGGGCGACCGCTGGCGGATGTCGTGCCAGGAGACGGTGCGTCATTCCGATTTCGGTCTCAAGCCCTATTCGATGATGATGGGCGCGATGAAAGTCGCCGACGAGGTGACGGTGTCGTTCACCGCGGAGCGCAAGCGCGGGTGA
- the nrfD gene encoding NrfD/PsrC family molybdoenzyme membrane anchor subunit has protein sequence MKEKRGDMAVPPADFRSYYGRQILKTPVWNWMIAAYLFAGGLSAGSALLAAGADLTGRRRLRKVSRLGALAGLLAGLCFLIGDLGRPGRFHHMLRVAKPTSPMSVGTWILFGYGPGAGIAAAAELMPRRLRRTWLGRLVSRLARPAGLEAAAVAPGLAAYTAVLLSHTAVPAWNEAHPYLPFIFTGSAAAGGGGLGMLLAPVAESGPARRMAATGAVLEVAASRTMERRLGLAGEAYTTGRPHTLRRASEVLTFAGAVGAVVSGRRRWAVALSGAALLAGAALQRSGVFEAGVASTKDPKYVVVPQRERLDAR, from the coding sequence ATGAAGGAAAAGCGCGGCGACATGGCCGTCCCGCCCGCTGATTTCCGGTCATACTACGGCCGGCAGATCCTCAAGACGCCGGTGTGGAACTGGATGATCGCGGCGTACCTGTTCGCCGGCGGGTTGTCGGCGGGCTCGGCGCTGCTGGCCGCAGGGGCCGACCTGACCGGACGCCGGCGGCTGCGGAAGGTGTCCCGGCTCGGTGCACTGGCGGGCCTGTTGGCCGGCCTGTGTTTCCTGATCGGCGACCTGGGCCGGCCCGGGCGGTTCCATCACATGCTGCGGGTGGCCAAGCCGACTTCCCCGATGAGCGTGGGCACCTGGATCCTGTTCGGCTACGGCCCGGGCGCAGGCATCGCCGCCGCCGCGGAGCTGATGCCGCGTCGTCTGCGGCGAACCTGGTTGGGCCGCCTGGTTTCTCGGCTGGCCCGGCCTGCCGGACTGGAAGCCGCCGCGGTGGCGCCGGGTCTGGCGGCATACACGGCGGTGCTGTTGTCGCACACCGCGGTCCCGGCCTGGAACGAGGCGCACCCGTATCTGCCGTTCATTTTCACCGGTTCGGCCGCGGCCGGCGGCGGCGGCCTGGGCATGCTGCTGGCGCCGGTGGCGGAGAGCGGTCCGGCGCGGCGAATGGCGGCGACGGGCGCGGTGCTGGAGGTGGCGGCGTCGCGCACCATGGAGCGCCGGCTGGGACTGGCCGGCGAGGCCTACACCACCGGCCGGCCGCACACGCTGAGGCGGGCCTCTGAGGTCCTGACCTTTGCCGGGGCCGTCGGCGCGGTGGTGTCGGGCCGGCGCCGCTGGGCCGTCGCGCTGTCGGGGGCGGCGCTGCTCGCCGGCGCGGCGCTACAACGGTCCGGGGTGTTCGAAGCGGGCGTGGCCTCGACGAAGGACCCGAAGTACGTGGTGGTGCCGCAGCGGGAGCGTCTCGACGCGCGCTGA
- a CDS encoding 4Fe-4S dicluster domain-containing protein codes for MSTSGKRGRSRVGPTSFYGPLDDVAADAGYDEHPPRVGFFTDTSVCIGCKACEVACKEWNDVPVSGDGDGFDLLGMSFDNTGNLGANSWRHVAFIEQPGHPVEDLGMPGFERPGDATGAETRQDFRWLMASDVCKHCTHAGCLDVCPTGALFRTEFSTVVVQQDICNGCGYCVSGCPYGVIERREGDGRAWKCTLCYDRLHDGLEPACAKACPTDSIQFGVLDELRERAALRIDELHERGVTEARLYGHDPGDGVGGDGAFFLLLDEPEVYGLPPDPVVPTRDAGAMWRYAGIAASALVGVVVSAFVGRS; via the coding sequence ATGAGCACCAGCGGGAAGCGCGGCCGATCGCGCGTCGGACCCACCAGTTTCTACGGGCCGCTCGACGACGTGGCCGCTGACGCCGGCTACGACGAGCACCCGCCGCGGGTCGGCTTCTTCACCGACACGTCGGTGTGCATCGGGTGCAAGGCGTGCGAAGTGGCGTGCAAGGAATGGAACGACGTGCCCGTCTCAGGAGATGGGGACGGGTTCGACCTGCTCGGCATGTCGTTCGACAACACCGGCAACCTCGGCGCGAACTCGTGGCGGCATGTGGCGTTCATCGAGCAACCTGGCCACCCAGTCGAGGATCTGGGGATGCCGGGCTTCGAACGTCCCGGGGATGCGACCGGCGCCGAGACCCGGCAGGACTTCCGCTGGCTGATGGCTTCGGACGTGTGCAAGCACTGCACGCACGCCGGCTGCCTGGATGTCTGCCCGACCGGCGCGTTGTTCCGCACCGAGTTCTCGACAGTCGTTGTGCAGCAGGACATTTGTAACGGGTGCGGGTACTGCGTGTCCGGGTGCCCGTACGGGGTGATCGAACGCCGTGAAGGCGACGGCCGGGCCTGGAAATGCACGCTGTGCTACGACCGGCTGCACGACGGTCTGGAACCGGCCTGCGCGAAAGCCTGCCCGACGGACTCCATCCAGTTCGGGGTGCTCGACGAGCTCCGCGAGCGCGCCGCGCTGCGCATCGACGAATTGCACGAGCGCGGGGTGACCGAGGCGCGGCTGTACGGGCACGACCCCGGCGACGGCGTCGGCGGGGACGGCGCTTTCTTCCTGCTGCTCGACGAACCGGAAGTGTATGGGCTGCCGCCGGATCCGGTGGTTCCCACCCGCGATGCCGGTGCGATGTGGCGCTACGCCGGGATCGCGGCGTCGGCCCTGGTCGGGGTCGTGGTGTCGGCGTTTGTGGGGCGCTCATGA